A region of Takifugu flavidus isolate HTHZ2018 chromosome 2, ASM371156v2, whole genome shotgun sequence DNA encodes the following proteins:
- the kcnq1.1 gene encoding potassium voltage-gated channel subfamily KQT member 1.1, with translation MCDSVPSQGGTAKSSHGQPPLDLQLSEIGPGAPDVEPPARNDGRKMPADATANSEVPPAYLHPYSAHPRMSFRMSVYSTGVRPVLTRAYIQGRVYNFLERPSGWKCLLYHFTVFLIVLACLILSVLSTIDQYQSLSQTTLFWVEIVLVVFFGMEYFVRLWSAGCRSKYVGVWGRLRFARKPISIIDLIVVVASVIVLSVGSKGQVFATSAVRGIRFLQILRMLHVDRQGGTWRLLGSVVYIHRQELITTLYIGFLSLIFSSYFVYLAETYAISGGSTEFRNYADALWWGVVTVTTIGYGDKVPQTWIGKTIASCFSVFAISFFALPAGILGSGFALKVQQKQRQKHFNRQIPAAAGLIQTSWRCFAVENLDSATYKMFLRKRSNITASSLSSPKSKKSVKIKRKPKSADQDNGPTSPTVPSITYDSVFDSGRELSSDVYSTVGTDLQQSWTSLSSLQFSSSPPVRRSPGLLDVHGHDPLRRNASFANDTELESEHHNHLFPAASLSQLTESHRKAIRVIQRMRYLVAKRNFQQARKPYDVRDVIEQYSQGHLNLMVRIKELQRRLDQSLGKMTLFQAGSERAKDRGNNSIGSRLNRMEDKISHMDQTLGRISESLAVLLEQKDSAEAEGGGRLGLGLRRRHNYVPGSDPLPSYDQLSSSPSSFS, from the exons ATGTGCGATTCCGTTCCTTCCCAGGGGGGCACGGCGAAGTCCTCACACGGACAACCACCACTGGATTTGCAGCTGTCGGAAATTGGTCCTGGCGCACCCGACGTGGAGCCGCCGGCGCGCAACGACGGACGCAAAATGCCAGCAGACGCCACCGCCAACAGCGAGGTCCCCCCCGCCTACCTCCACCCGTACTCAGCTCACCCCCGGATGTCTTTTCGGATGTCAGTGTACAGCACCGGGGTCCGACCGGTCCTCACCCGCGCCTACATCCAGGGACGCGTGTACAACTTTCTGGAAAGGCCGTCTGGCTGGAAATGCCTCCTGTATCACTTCACAGT GTTTCTCATTGTTCTGGCATGTCTGATCCTCAGCGTTCTCTCCACCATCGACCAGTACCAGTCCCTGTCACAGACAACGCTCTTCTGGGTG GAGATCGTCCTTGTGGTGTTCTTCGGTATGGAGTATTTTGTCCGTCTCTGGTCAGCCGGCTGCCGCAGTAAATATGTCGGCGTCTGGGGTCGGCTGCGCTTTGCCAGGAAGCCGATATCCATTATAG ATCTGATTGTAGTTGTTGCCTCAGTGATTGTGCTCTCAGTGGGCTCCAAAGGCCAGGTCTTCGCTACCTCTGCTGTCAG AGGGATCCGCTTCCTGCAGATCCTGAGAATGCTCCACGTGGACCGGCAGGGTGGGACGTGGCGTCTCCTGGGCTCTGTCGTCTACATCCATCGGCAG GAGCTGATAACGACATTATACATCGGCTTTCTGAGCCTGATCTTCTCCTCGTACTTTGTGTACCTGGCAGAGACGTATGCCATCAGCGGGGGCTCCACGGAGTTCCGAAACTATGCAGATGCCCTGTGGTGGGGAGTG GTCACAGTGACAACTATTGGGTACGGAGACAAGGTGCCACAGACGTGGATTGGAAAAACCATCGCGTCCTGTTTCTCAGTATTCGCCATCTCCTTCTTTGCTCTGCCTGCT GGGATTTTAGGCTCGGGTTTTGccctgaaggtgcagcagaaacagaggcAGAAGCACTTCAACAGACAGATCCCTGCAGCTGCGGGCCTCATTCAG ACATCCTGGAGATGCTTCGCAGTGGAGAATTTAGATTCAGCCACGTACAAGATGTTTTTGCGGAAGAGATCCAACATCactgcctcctctctgtccagcccCAAGTCCAAGAAATCG GTGAAGATAAAGAGGAAGCCAAAGAGCGCCGACCAGGACAACGGTCCAACTTCTCCCACAGTTCCCAGCATCACCTACGACTCAGTGTTCGACAGTGGGAGGGAGCTGAGCTCAGATGTTTACAGCACCGTGGGCACAG ATCTCCAGCAGTCGTGGACGTCTTTGAGCTCTCTCCAGTTTAGCTCGTCTCCTCCAG TGAGgaggtctcctggtctcctggacGTGCACGGCCACGATCCTCTCCGAAGAAACGCGAGCTTTGCCAATGACACGGAGCTGGAGTCGGAGCATCACAATCACCTGtttcctgctgcctccctctcaca aCTGACGgagtcccacagaaaagccatCCGGGTGATCCAGAGAATGCGTTACTTGGTGGCCAAGAGGAATTTTCAG CAAGCTCGTAAACCGTACGACGTCCGAGATGTGATAGAGCAATACTCCCAGGGCCACCTCAACCTTATGGTGCGAATTAAGGAACTACAGAGAAG ACTGGACCAGTCCTTAGGGAAGATGACTTTGTTCCAAGCAGGCTCAG AGCGAGCCAAAGACAGAGGCAACAACTCTATTGGATCAAGACTCAACAGGATGGAGGACAAG ATATCCCACATGGACCAGACCCTCGGCCGCATCTCAGAGTCCCTCGCCGTGCTTCTGGAGCAGAAGGACTCCGCTGAGGCTGAGGGTGGAGGcaggctggggctggggctgcgGCGCAGGCACAACTACGTCCCCGGCTCCGATCCCCTGCCGAGCTACGACCAGCTgtcttcatcaccttcctccttctcctga
- the cdkn1ca gene encoding cyclin dependent kinase inhibitor 1Ca — protein sequence MDPVGRKGFVCRSLFGPVDHEQLRRDLKLRLKEIMDQDRRRWNFDFQSETPMSGRFQWEQVPTACAAALYSTPLRELRAPSTGGEDQLTEREADQENCPKISNTRKCPTEETPARRKRTRSKSAAKLGNYARITDFFAKKRRTSDTKVPLHHFHTGSTEPSMSKAIR from the exons atggatcCCGTCGGGCGCAAAGGGTTCGTGTGTAGGAGTTTGTTCGGCCCGGTGGATCACGAGCAGCTGCGCAGGGACCTGAAGCTGAGGCTGAAGGAGATCATGGATCAGGACCGCCGCCGCTGGAACTTTGACTTCCAGAGTGAGACGCCGATGTCCGGCAGGTTCCAGTGGGAGCAGGTCCCCACAGCCTGCGCCGCTGCTCTTTACTCCACACCGCTGAGGGAGCTCCGCGCTCCCAGCACTGGAGGGGAAGACCAGCTGACAGAGCGTGAAGCCGATCAGGAGAACTGTCCCAAGATCTCCAACACACGCAAGTGTCCCACAGAAGAAACCCCCGCCCGGAGGAAGAGGACGCGCTCAAAGTCTGCAGCCAAACTCGGAAATTACGCACGAATCACAG attttttcgcaaagaagaggaggacgtcCGACACCAAGGTCCCTCTGCATCATTTCCACACCGGCTCTACTGAACCATCCATGAGCAAAGCAATAAGATGA